In Cutaneotrichosporon cavernicola HIS019 DNA, chromosome: 1, one DNA window encodes the following:
- the ADE6 gene encoding uncharacterized protein (CobB/CobQ-like glutamine amidotransferase domain) — MLVLPGSSAITPTRRTTLLAALQAVLPSVTGLDAVHLHLVNAVSTDAEKVLAEATGEQRRILDTLLAYGDDERQASTKAWLSDAIKPKDVLAVYILPRAGTISPWSSKATDIAKLCRLEQYIKRIERGALYLVSGAGVSLEQLGSTLHLIHDRMTQVVTTTLPESAAIFPPSHKPDPLVTVELVGAENPVAVLEEANVRLGLALSAEEIPYLVDSFVAAGRNPTDAELFMFAQVNSEHCRHKIFNAKWTIDGTDKENSLFGMIRNTEKACNSNGTLSAYEDNAAVLQGFTAPRFAVDGGKDHAYAANEEAMPILIKVETHNHPTAVSPYPGASTGSGGEIRDEGATGRGSRPKAGLAGFTVSDLLIPGFKQEWESDVGRPAHIASAYDIMIEAPLGAAAFNNEFGRPALGGYFRTFLMEVPSPQGSPEWRGYHKPIMIAGGLGNVREKYARKDKITPGAKIIVLGGQGMLIGLGGGAASSMTSGQSSADLDFASVQRDNPEMERRAQQVIDACVNRGSKGPGNPIQSIHDVGAGGLSNALPELVHDAGLGAVFEIRDVLVDDPNMSPMEIWCNESQERYVLAVGPEDLPAFEEIARRERAPFAVVGTATEEQRLVVTDRLLGDNVIDIAMSVLFGKPPRMHRKDQTVKPQRDAFDSSLQAYAGATLETAVDRVLHLPSVGSKSFLITIGDRSISGLVTRDQMVGRWQVPVADVAVTRSSFGFDVVVGEAMAMGERTPLALISAGASARMAVAESLTNLVAASIPDLAKVKLSANWMSAASTEGEGSRLYEAVEAIGLDLCPALGVGIPVGKDSMSMSMRWQADGQKKEVTAPLSLIVTAFSPVDNVERTWTPELRTDAGETTLVFADLARGKQRLGGSALAQVFKQLGAEAPDVENAAELKAFFTAVQALHGSDIVLAYHDRSDGGLFTSVVEMAFAGRTGVELNVDAVSKSGDAAAALFNEELGAVFQVRTKDLQAFQHAFVHAGFPTQYLHACGSVLGREDQRISILANGQEIFRSTRGKLQQAWAETSYRMQAERDEPSGAKQEFDAILNDAEKGILYDIKFPFLPSVDRAITAPPKVAILREQGVNGHIEMAWSFHAAGFEAIDVHMSDIISGKLQLSGFAGIAACGGFSYGDVLGAGSGWANSVLLNSTARSEFSAFFGRKDSFALGVCNGCQFFSQLRDIIPGTESWPLFKSNRSERFEGRVATVKISDGTTSVLLAGMEGSSLPVAVAHGEGRADFAEKGDLKALNAANLVPVRYVDGNGAVTQQYPLNPNGSPEGIAAVQTADGRVLAIMPHPERVVAAESNSWFPADKRGEWKGKGPWFRIFQNAYAFATKA; from the coding sequence ATGCTTGTCCTCCCCGGTTCGTCGGCGATCACGCCCACGCGGCGCACgacgctcctcgccgcgctgcagGCTGTCTTGCCCAGCGTGACTGGCCTGGACGCTGTGCACCTGCACCTCGTGAACGCGGTCTCTACCGACGCGGAGAAAGTGCTCGCGGAGGCTACCGGTGAGCAGcgccgcatcctcgacacgctccTTGCgtacggcgacgacgagcgtcAGGCTTCGACCAAGGCCTGGCTCTCTGACGCCAtcaagcccaaggacgTGCTTGCCGTATACATCCTTCCCCGTGCCGGCACTATTTCTCCGTGGAGCTCCAAGGCGACCGACATTGCCAAGCTctgccgcctcgagcagtACATCAAACGTATCGAGCGCGGTGCCCTCTACCTCGTGTCGGGCGCCGGTGTCtcgctcgagcagctcggctCTACTTTGCACCTCATTCACGACCGCATGACCCAGGTCGTCACTACCACGCTCCCTGAGTCGGCAGCCATTTTCCCGCCCTCGCACAAGCCTGACCCGCTTGTCACCGTTGAGCTTGTCGGCGCCGAGAAccccgtcgccgtcctcgaggaggccaacgTGCGCCTCGGTCTTGCCCtcagcgccgaggagatccCCTATCTCGTCGACTCGTTTGTCGCCGCTGGCCGCAACCCTACCGATGCCGAGCTCTTCATGTTCGCCCAGGTCAACTCGGAGCACTGTCGCCACAAGATCTTCAACGCCAAGTGGACCATCGACGGCACCGATAAGGAGAACTCGCTCTTCGGCATGATCCGCAACACCGAGAAGGCGTGCAACTCGAACGGCACGCTCTCCGCGTACGAGGACAacgccgccgtcctccaGGGCTTTACCGCCCCCCGCTtcgccgtcgacggtgGCAAGGACCACGCGTACGCCGCCAACGAGGAGGCTATGCCCATTCTCATCAAGGTCGAGACCCACAACCACCCCACCGCCGTCTCCCCTTACCCTGGCGCGTCGACCGGCTCGGGCGGTGAAATTCGTGACGAGGGTGCCACTGGCCGTGGCTCTCGTCCTAAGGCTGGTCTCGCCGGCTTCACCGTCTCTGACCTCCTCATTCCTGGCTTCAAGCAGGAGTGGGAGTCAGACGTCGGCCGCCCGGCTCACATTGCCTCGGCGTACGACATCATGATCGAGGCACCTCTCGGTGCTGCGGCCTTCAACAACGAGTTCGGCCGCCCCGCGCTTGGCGGCTACTTCCGCACGTTCCTCATGGAGGTCCCGAGCCCTCAGGGTTCTCCAGAGTGGCGCGGATACCACAAACCCATCATGATCGCTGGTGGTCTTGGCAACGTCCGTGAGAAGTACGCACGCAAGGACAAGATTACCCCTGGCGCCAAGATCATTGTGCTTGGTGGCCAAGGTATGCtcatcggcctcggtggtggtgctgCCTCCTCGATGACTTCAGGCCAGTCATCGGCTGACCTCGACTTCGCGTCCGTCCAGCGTGACAACCCGGAGATGGAGCGCCGTGCCCAACAGGTCATCGACGCCTGTGTTAACCGTGGCTCCAAGGGCCCCGGCAACCCCATCCAGTCGATCCACGACGTCGGTGCAGGTGGTCTCTCGAACGCCCTCCCCGAGCTTGTCCACGACGCCGGCCTCGGTGCCGTCTTCGAGATCCGTGACGTCCTAGTTGACGACCCGAACATGTCGCCCATGGAGATTTGGTGCAACGAGTCGCAGGAGCGCtacgtcctcgccgttggCCCCGAGGACCTCCCTGCCTTTGAGGAGATTGCCCGCCGTGAGCGTGCTCCCTTTGCAGTCGTCGGTACTGCCACTGAGGAGCAGCGCCTCGTTGTCACCGaccgccttcttggcgaCAACGTTATTGACATCGCCATGTCGGTCCTCTTCGGCAAGCCGCCCCGCATGCACCGCAAGGACCAGACTGTCAAGCCTCAGCGTGACGCCTTTGACTCGTCGCTCCAGGCGTACGCCGGCGCCACGCTCGAGACCGCCGTTGACCGCGttctccacctcccctcGGTCGGCTCCAAGTCGTTCCTCATCACCATTGGCGACCGCTCTATCTCGGGTCTCGTCACCCGTGACCAGATGGTTGGCCGCTGGCAGGTCCCTgttgccgacgtcgccgtcacTCGCTCGTCGTTCGGCTTCGACGTCGTTGTCGGTGAGGCCATGGCCATGGGTGAGCGCACCCCGCTTGCCCTCATTTCGGCCGGTGCCTCGGCTCGTAtggccgtcgccgagtcgctcaccaacctcgtcgccgcctcgatCCCTGACCTTGCCAAGGTCAAGCTGTCGGCCAACTGGATGTCGGCTGCCTCGacggagggcgagggctcGCGCCTTTACGAGGCCGTTGAGGCcatcggcctcgacctctgcCCTGCTCTTGGCGTGGGTATTCCTGTCGGCAAGGACTCGATGTCGATGAGCATGCGCTGGCAGGCCGACGggcagaagaaggaggtgaCCGCTCCTCTCTCGCTCATCGTCACTGCCTTCTCGCCGGTCGACAACGTTGAGCGCACCTGGACTCCTGAGCTCCGCACCGACGCAGGCGAGACCACCCTTGTGTTCGCTGACCTTGCCCGTGGCAAGCAGCGCCTTGGTGGCTCGGCGCTCGCTCAGGTCTTCAaacagctcggcgccgaggctcCCGATGTCGAGAAcgctgccgagctcaaggctTTCTTCACCGCCGTCCAGGCCCTGCACGGCTCCGACATTGTCCTCGCCTACCACGACCGCTCGGACGGTGGTCTCTTCACCTCCGTTGTCGAGATGGCATTTGCCGGCCGCACCGGTGTTGAGCTCAACGTTGACGCTGTATCGAAGTCCGGTgacgctgctgctgctctcttcaacgaggagctcggtgCCGTCTTTCAGGTCCGCACCAAGGACCTCCAGGCCTTCCAGCACGCTTTCGTTCACGCTGGGTTCCCTACCCAGTACCTCCACGCCTGCGGctccgtcctcggccgcgaggaccAGCGCATCTCGATCCTTGCCAACGGGCAGGAGATCTTCCGCTCCACCCGTGGCAAGCTCCAGCAGGCGTGGGCTGAGACCTCGTACCGCATGCAGGCGGAGCGTGACGAGCCCAGCGGTGCCAAGCAGGAGTTTGACGCCATCCTTAACGACGCCGAAAAGGGTATCCTCTACGACATCAAGttccccttcctccccagcgtcgaccgcgccaTCACCGCTCCTCCCAAGGTCGCCATCCTCCGTGAGCAGGGCGTCAACGGCCACATCGAGATGGCGTGGTCGTTCCACGCGGCCGGCTTCGAGGCGATCGACGTTCACATGTCGGACATCATCAGTGGCAAGCTCCAGCTTTCTGGCTTCGCTGGTATCGCCGCTTGCGGTGGCTTCTCGTACGGTGACGTGCTTGGTGCTGGTTCCGGCTGGGCCAACTCTGTGCTGCTGAACTCCACTGCACGGTCCGAGTTCTCCGCCTTCTTCGGGCGCAAGGACTCcttcgcgctcggcgtGTGCAACGGCTGCCAGTTCTTCAGCCAGCTGCGCGACATCATCCCTGGCACCGAGTCTTGGCCTCTGTTCAAGTCCAACCGCTCGGAGCGCTTCGAGGGCCGTGTGGCGACCGTCAAGATCTCGGATGGCACGACCTCCGTTCTCCTCGCAGGCATGGAGGGCTCGTCGCTTCCCGTGGCCGTCGCACacggcgagggccgcgCTGACTTTGCCGAGAAAGGGGacctcaaggcgctcaacgCGGCCAACCTTGTCCCCGTGCGCTACGTTGACGGCAACGGTGCCGTCACGCAGCAGTACCCCCTTAACCCTAACGGATCACCGGAAGGTATCGCGGCTGTGCAGACGGCCGAcggccgcgtcctcgctATCATGCCTCACCCCGAGCgtgtcgtcgccgccgagtcCAACTCTTGGTTCCCTGCCGACAAGCGCGGCGAGTGGAAGGGCAAGGGACCATGGTTCCGCATCTTCCAGAACGCTTACGCGTTCGCCACCAAGGCATAA
- a CDS encoding uncharacterized protein (Peptidase family C78) — MHVCPVCDEGIDASDIAFEAHVNSHFQGGDNPEADDGSDDQDVQYLGETGADDGAVLCFVCGADLTGLSEIQQNAHASACLDRQEDSDHFESQFFYGSDDDRKQQNGRKARTVDPGLWDGNSWSGKGKKHDARVKGDKWWDPVRGGLADDVLPPNFSPGVMPVLKKLLLHSVKRRETSRAVLTRHAVHIKGVFGFDGSWGCGYRNAEMTIASLLMLPNSPYTSLFSGDGEPGIRAIQEWINEAWRERYDLPGRAQFKGEIMGTSKWIGPSDLYAMFSYLGVPCTIYDFPKPSDRPIPTKANPEPSYALLLRWVQQYFEADDSDLDEDGDANSDDLLRPTSPVRISDRLPLMLQHNGHSRTIVGYEVDLRGQVKLLLLDPGKTISKDVRDEGLQHLRRERAKVPSPQDDSDTPAAQGSKNKIREGAEAALPTSGDEVGPGGWVKRKISKPKPGNALSTSLSVFRMKPQREQKEFQVLAFPGTAMLPPEERAGRRKVTSVRITQ; from the exons ATGCATGTATGTCCTGTCTGTGACGAGGGCATCGACGCAAGCGATATCGCGTTTGAAGCCCACGTCAACTCCCACTTCCAAGGTGGCGACAATCCAGAGGCGGACGACGGGTCGGACGACCAGGACGTCCAGTACCTGGGCGAGAC TGGCGCGGACGACGGTGCCGTCCTCTGTTTCGTCTGCGGTGCTGATTTAACCGGCCTCAGCGAAATCCAACAGAACGCGCATGCCTCGGCTTGTTTGG ATCGTCAGGAGGATAGCGACCACTTTGAATCCCAATTCTTCTATGGCTCGGATGACGATCGGAAGCAACAGAACGGTCGCAAAGCCAGGACCGTCGACCCAGGTCTCTGGGATGGCAATTCCTGGTCTgggaagggcaagaagcaCGATGCTAGAGTCAAGGGTGACAAGTG GTGGGATCCTGTACGTGGCGGCCTTGCAGACGATGTCCTGCCACCGAACTTTTCCCCAG GTGTCATGCCTGTTCTGAAGAAGCTCCTGCTGCACTCCGTGAAGCGCAGGGAGACAAGTCGGGCTGTCCTCACCCGCCACGCCGTGCACATCAAGGGCGTGTTTGGCTTCGATGGTT CTTGGGGATGCGGATATCGCAACGCTGAGATGACAATCGCCTCGCTCCTCATGCTCCCCAACTCGCCTTACACCTCTCTGTTCTCGGGGGATGGCGAACCCGGAATCCGTGCTATTCAGGAGTGGATTAACGAGGCCTGGCGCGAGCGCTACGACCTGCCTGGCCGCGCGCAGTTCAAGGGGGAGATCATGGGAACGTCCAAGTGGATTGGGCCGTCGG ACCTCTATGCCATGTTCTCTTACCTGGGTGTTCCATGTACAATCT ACGATTTCCCCAAGCCTAGCGACCGGCCCATTCCTACTAAGGCCAACCCTGAACCCTCCTACGCACTCCTTTTGCGCTGGGTGCAGCAATATTTT gaggccgacgactCCGAtcttgacgaggatggtgaTGCCAACTCTGACGATCTGTTGCGGCCCACATCCCCAGTTCGAATCTCAGATCGTCTCCCCTTGATGCTGCAG CACAATGGCCACTCGCGCACAATCGTGGGGTATGAGGTTGACCTCCGGGGACAGGTCAAGCTCCTGTTGCTGGATCCGGGCAA GACCATTTCGAAGGACGTGCGTGACGAAGGGCTCCAGCACCTGCGTCGTGAGCGTGCCAAGGTGCCGTCTCCCCAGGACGACTCTGACACTCCTGCGGCCCAAGGATCGAAGAACAAGATAcgcgagggcgccgaggctgcgTTGCCAACTTCAGGCGACGAAGTGGGCCCGGGTGGTTGGGTTAAGCGCAAGATAAGCAAGCCCAAGCCTGGCAATGCACTGAGCACGTCGTTATCGGTGTTCCGCATGAAGCCCCAACGGGAGCAGAAGGAATTCCAGGTTCTGGCATTCCCTGGCACCGCAATGCTCCCGCCGGAGGAGCGCGCAGGCCGCCGCAAGGTCACAAGTGTCCGGATCACGCAATGA
- a CDS encoding uncharacterized protein (Belongs to the small GTPase superfamily. Arf family), translated as MLTLVTFSSLWARLFAKRETKVLILGLDNAGKSTILYRITMGAVVASAPTVGSNHEIYEYKGVRFGLIDLGGQSSLRTTWNQYFADTAAIILVIDSNDPSRLSLAKAELQKLVNAEELGTALLLVLANKQDLPAAEGRLTPAQVSEGLGLTDLREREWQIMGCSALTGNGLMEGMDWLVTKLEQR; from the exons ATGCTCACTTTAGTCACCTTCTCGTCCCTCTGGGCGCGTCTCTTCGCGAAGCGTGAAACCAAGGTTCTGATTCTTGGGCTGGATAATGCGGGCAAG TCCACAATCTTGTACCGCATCACAATGGGCGCGGTTGTCGCGTCGGCACCAACGGTCGGGTCGAACCACGAGATCTACGAGTACAAGGGCGTCCGATTCGGCCTGATTGATTTGGGCGGGCAGAGCAGCTTGCGCACAACGTGGAACCAGTACTTTGCCGACACGGCCGCGATCATCCTTGTAATCGACTCCAACGACCCTTCGCGCTTGTCACTCGCAAAGGCCGAATTGCAGAAGCTGGTCAATGCCGAA GAGCTGGGCACTGCCCTCTTGCTCGTCCTGGCCAACAAGCAGGACCTGCCTGCCGCCGAGGGTCGACTCACTCCCGCGCAAGTGTCTGAAGGGCTAGGCCTCACGGACCTCcgtgagcgcgagtggCAAATCATGGGCTGCTCGGCACTGACCGGCAACGGTCTCATGGAGGGCATGGACTGGCTCgtcaccaagctcgagcagcgctAG